The segment ACCAGCCAATATCTGACCTTCACTCTGGCGGACGAGATTTTCGCCCTGGACATCGCCTCGGTTCGGGAGGTCTTGGAGTTGATCGCCATAACCCGCATACCGCGAACTCCGGCATTCATGCGGGGAGTCATCAACCTCCGTGGTCACGCCGTTCCGGTTGTGGACATGCGTCGCAAATTCGGCCTGGATGAGACCGAGGACACGGTCAATACCTGCATCATCATCGTAGAGGTTGATGTGGAGGGCGAGTCCACCCAGATCGGGGCCCTGGTGGATTCCGTGCGGGAGGTGGTGGAGATGCCGCCGGACACCATCGAGCCCGCACCACGCATGGGTGCGGCCATCAACACCGAGTTCATTCGGGGGATGGGCAAGCAGGACGGCGATTTCGTCATCATCCTCGA is part of the Desulfohalovibrio reitneri genome and harbors:
- a CDS encoding chemotaxis protein CheW gives rise to the protein MSEAADTSQYLTFTLADEIFALDIASVREVLELIAITRIPRTPAFMRGVINLRGHAVPVVDMRRKFGLDETEDTVNTCIIIVEVDVEGESTQIGALVDSVREVVEMPPDTIEPAPRMGAAINTEFIRGMGKQDGDFVIILDIDRVLSPEELAMVRDYGEGGETARSSGPDAAEAAL